GTATAGAAAACTTCCAGTTGTTTTTACATACCCAAAGAAATATCTAAACTTTAaagtattaatatttaaatatagtttaattatatattaatttttggtttaaaagcaaaaaatgaaccaattaaaaaaagacaagtGTAATATACCCAAAGTTCAAGTTAATATACCAAAAGTTCTTATTTAAGAAcctttctcttatttctctcatactttttttgtgtggtatGATTATAATGAgagagaatccaaaaaaaatggaggtctaacaataaccaaaaaataagaaaaacaagaatgcACATCGTTAATTAGACTTTGTTTGACTGGTTCTCTTCTTATCAATTACATTTACAAAATGTAGAaatttctctaaaataaatagcatatttattgatttttgattaaatgttttcaaatagttataaaaatactatagagtAGAAGATATTACATGAGAGAATGGTAAATAATTCAATCCAGTAGTAGTTTAATTTCCATTCTCTTTAAAtgctaaattttatttcaagcTCACCGTATATTTTTGGCTCAGATAATAAATAACTTTCATCTGCCATAAAACActaattttcatgtttatttatatgtttagttAGGGGCGACTTAAGCTACTTATAGTTATAGGTCATGTTCAAAAGTTTAACTATAGATATCTTAAATAAGgtccatatatatacataagaactttttttggtaatcaCGATCCGTTTAATCTATGTATTTAATTTACACATACTAAAACAATTCAAGGTATAGTCGATCTTATCTGAACGTTGTAGTAAGCATAACTGGTCACCAAAAATATGTTCTTAGTTGAAGTACACACTTGAATCCAACCCAAAAAACCTCGTCAGTGTTGGGATGATACACGAAGTGAAGCCTATAGTTGAAATAGAACGCTAGGAAgccatttttctaaaaaaaaatcttaatgaATACTTAGTAGGTGATAGGTACAGATAGAGATACATTAAGGCTTGTGTTAATTTCAAATTACCTTAGGCCCATAATATATGCATATCCTAAAATATAccttattttcttaatatctcagctttttatttaaaattttcagaagAGCCAAATCAATTTAACCATATTCAATCTTAATACAGTCTTTAAAACGGTTTTTAAAGGAGAAGCTTCAGGTGGCACGCATCGAACTAGGAAGACCCTCTAAATCAAGGAGAAGTATCAGAAGGCACTTTACTTAAACACCACAGTCTACTGCTTCTACTTGGAGTTGTATTCACTGAATTACCTGCCTTAGCaactgcaaacaaaaaatagaaaaccagTCTCTGTCCCATCGGAGAGGCCTTACACGGGACCAAAGCAAAGGCCTTTGGGGTGCTCTTTAGGGTCACATGAGCTAAGGATGCTACTCGGTGGTGCAAGGGAGTTATAACTCTTTCAAGATTTCTCCCATTCTTGAAAGAATCCAGAAAGCAAGATTCGCAAGTGTTCGGGAATATGCTTCAAGAAGCCCATGCATGACCAATGtcctgaaaacaaagaagaaggatttaATATCGACAAATAATTGTATTGTAAAGTATGACATGTTTCAGAACATAAACTAAGAAAGATGTAATTAGTTCTGTTTATGTTTACATTGCCATATTGGATCTTTGTGGCATTAAGAAACGAGTGAGGAAGATTAGAGTGTTTGGATTTGATCTGATTTCTAAGCGCTTCTTTTCGGTTCAAGAGTGATTCACTGCGACCAATTTCAACAATGGTTCTCCTCGTATATATACTCAATGGTACTTCTCCTCCTATATATACAACTTCCGTCCTGAACTctcttcaaaatatttaatcatataagTATTTAACCATAATGAAGGCTTGAAAAGTATTGATGttttttggaaacaaaatccTATCTGATTTTGGCAGATCTATTTAGTTATGcattttaagaacaaaaagctcgtaaaaaataatttgtgacCAAACAGAAATGACTTCATTGAAATAGAACTGACTTAAAGGTAAAACCTTCAACTCTTACAACAACTAATTGAAAAGGAAAAGCATAATTAAATACTGgtcttttaaaacaaacaaaacacaaaatgcaCACTACTGAAACACATCAcacattgttgttgttgttgttgttggtggtggtggtggtggtggaaggCATGTGACCGGTGGAAGTAAGACCAACGGTTGGTGGCTGGTGGTAGTTGTAGTAGTTTCCGTCCATGAAAGGGATGTGTGCATGCTCTCCAACATAACCCGCTTATTCATAAGGATATTCTGTCAACATATTCATGAATGGATCATTTTGAAACGGATACTGATTTGGATCCAAACTCATATTCTGGTTCAAATTCATATCATAGTTTCCTTGTTGAATCTGATGATTAAAATCAACAGGAGCTTGGTATTGAACCGGCTcctgttgattttgattcaaattcaTATTCTCAAACTGAAAATGATCACTAAAACCAGTAGGGACATAGGGCTGAACCGGCTCATACTGATTCTGATTCATAGGAAGACCGGCACCTGCAACACCAAGAGCTTGGTAGTGAACCGGctcttgttgattttgataCAAATTCATATGCTGATATTGAACATTATCACTAAAAACAGTAGGGATATAAGGCTGAACCGGCTCATACTGCAACTGACTCATAGGAAGACCGCCACCCGCGACAGCAAGACTCTGGTAGTGAACGGGCTCATACTGATTCTGAGTCATAGGAAGACCGGCACCCGCAACAGCAAGAGCCTGGTAATGAACCGGCTcttgttggttttgattgaAGTTCATATTCTGATATTGAATATGATCACTAAAACCAGTAGGGACATAGGGCTGAACCGGCTCATACTGATTCTGGTTCACATTCATGTTATGAAATCCAGTAGGAACATTAACCGCAGCTTGATCTGCAACAACAGGAAGATTGGCACCCGCAACAGCAAACAGAGGAGGAACAGTTACCGCAGCTTGATCAGCAACAACAGGAAGATTGGCACCCGCAACAGCAAACAAAGGAGGAACAGTTACCGCAGCTTGATCTGCAACAACAGGAGGATTGGCACCCGCAACATCAAACAGAGGaggaacagaagaagaagactcacCATATTCTGTAAGGAACTTCTTCCTGGCATTAAGCTGATTAAGATATTGATCAGTAAAAAGACTTAAATCTTGAAGGTCCCTTGCACCATACTGTTGCTCACTCATCTTGCCTCCAACgcaatcaaacataaaatgCTTAAGCTGAGTTTCTCGGTTTTCACGACGTAGACTCTctagtttgttttgttctttggtgATTTGGTCCCGCAAGAAAGTCTCATGACTCATCATCGTCTTGGACCGTTCTGTCGCCGGCTTCTCCATGAACTCCGAAATCACCTCTTGAACACCTTCGGTTGACGGCCACACCGTTGGATTCTCGAACGGACTGTAGATTACCGCACATGCTTTGATGTCACAGAGAGTTGTCAGCTCGTGGAGTTTCTTCCTTATCCCTGCATTCCTCTTCCTGAATGTGGCTCTCCGAAAGTGTCTATCAGGTATGAGTACTAACTTAGTCTTCGTCCtcattatctttatttttcttttctttggtgtttgtgtttgtttagtttcttgGCCCAAGACTGTTTATATAGCAACGAAAAGGGTGATTTTTTACTCAGGGTGTGGCTTATCACGTTTCTGGACTCATTAATTTGTAGTTACAGCATTAAATCTTTTGGCTACTGTCTTATTAATTGATTAGGCCACTAATTAAAGCTATGACTAAGATTGgattctcttttctctttactAAATATAGTTTATCTTCGTATATTACtcacttttcttttaagaGTAATATTAAGCTTTGATAAACTGTGaaaatttctaatattttaagtgtttttcttttcttttcgaaTAGAGTTTTACAGCTTAATTTCCATGTAAAATCATGAATATATAAAAGCTTAGGAACTTTGTTTATCTATAGTAAAATTATTTCGGGAAAGAATTAACGTGTCTTACGAAATATTTAGAACGAgcgaaaattttgaaatatgtaGACATTAAAGGAAGCCTACATagaaaaaagtttgtaaaccaatataataaaataataaatatcattaaaatttctatcatgttttaatatataaaaaatgctcttttatatgtataaaaatttatctttacaataataaaatataaaaaataataataaagtaataaagaaatttttccttataaaatattaaaatcacaGATTTAGTtatatgaattaaatttttaataaaatatttttaaaaaatctgcCATGGCCAGAAGGTCcatctaattttgtttagtcaataagttgattttaattaaaaggAAATAAGGGTAAAACTGTCTTTATacattaatataataatatatatggattttttccatcttttgaCTTATACACTAATATGACTATTTATGACATTAAAACGTATCAATTAATGTACACGTGTAAAATCATGATTggatataaaagaaaatcagtTATTTTAGAGATAAATTATGAATTCATGCATATATTATACCTTTTGGagcatatatttttcttaatttggttaaaataTTCATTGTACTGCCAGCTAATTATGAGCtgtaaatatttgaaactaGAAATTTGACAAGAGGTTTAGAGCACTTCCAATGGTTTTCACATATCCCAAAAAAGTATCCCAACTTTTAAAgtcttaatatttttaataattttaatttaaaaataaaaatgaacaattAAAAAGAGACAATTGTAAAGTTCTAGTTAGTATACCCAAAGTTcttatttgagaaattttctcttctttctatcttaaatttttttttagttatgattATAATGGGGGAGTATCTTATTAAGACCCTccaataattttcatttttatttatatgtctaGTTAGGATgtttgaactatatatataggtcATGTTCAAAAGTTTag
This sequence is a window from Arabidopsis thaliana chromosome 1 sequence. Protein-coding genes within it:
- the AGL92 gene encoding AGAMOUS-like 92 (AGAMOUS-like 92 (AGL92); FUNCTIONS IN: DNA binding, sequence-specific DNA binding transcription factor activity; INVOLVED IN: regulation of transcription, DNA-dependent; LOCATED IN: nucleus; CONTAINS InterPro DOMAIN/s: Transcription factor, MADS-box (InterPro:IPR002100); BEST Arabidopsis thaliana protein match is: AGAMOUS-like 86 (TAIR:AT1G31630.1); Has 2313 Blast hits to 2290 proteins in 309 species: Archae - 0; Bacteria - 3; Metazoa - 438; Fungi - 19; Plants - 1702; Viruses - 0; Other Eukaryotes - 151 (source: NCBI BLink).), with the protein product MRTKTKLVLIPDRHFRRATFRKRNAGIRKKLHELTTLCDIKACAVIYSPFENPTVWPSTEGVQEVISEFMEKPATERSKTMMSHETFLRDQITKEQNKLESLRRENRETQLKHFMFDCVGGKMSEQQYGARDLQDLSLFTDQYLNQLNARKKFLTEYGESSSSVPPLFDVAGANPPVVADQAAVTVPPLFAVAGANLPVVADQAAVTVPPLFAVAGANLPVVADQAAVNVPTGFHNMNVNQNQYEPVQPYVPTGFSDHIQYQNMNFNQNQQEPVHYQALAVAGAGLPMTQNQYEPVHYQSLAVAGGGLPMSQLQYEPVQPYIPTVFSDNVQYQHMNLYQNQQEPVHYQALGVAGAGLPMNQNQYEPVQPYVPTGFSDHFQFENMNLNQNQQEPVQYQAPVDFNHQIQQGNYDMNLNQNMKHAHIPFMDGNYYNYHQPPTVGLTSTGHMPSTTTTTTNNNNNNNV